One window of the Archangium primigenium genome contains the following:
- a CDS encoding Hsp20/alpha crystallin family protein — translation MQNSRWNPFETSNGAVALGPLVMREFDQLFRDLSVRQTGAREFIPAADIFESAEGITLQVDLPGHDAKSIQVRVENDTLTLTSERKRDPSAETQKTEGARRLERGFGVYTRSFALPRTVDASRVEARYDNGVLTLTLPRREETKPRVVEVKVNG, via the coding sequence ATGCAGAACAGCCGTTGGAACCCGTTCGAGACGAGCAATGGTGCCGTGGCGCTGGGCCCTCTGGTGATGAGGGAGTTCGACCAGCTCTTCCGTGACCTGTCCGTGCGCCAGACGGGCGCGCGCGAATTCATCCCCGCCGCCGACATCTTCGAGAGCGCCGAGGGCATCACCCTGCAGGTGGACCTGCCGGGCCACGACGCCAAGAGCATCCAGGTGCGCGTGGAGAACGACACGCTGACGCTCACGTCCGAGCGCAAGCGCGACCCCTCCGCCGAGACCCAGAAGACCGAGGGCGCGCGCCGCCTGGAGCGCGGCTTCGGCGTGTACACGCGCTCCTTCGCGCTGCCGCGCACGGTGGACGCGTCGCGCGTGGAGGCCCGCTACGACAACGGCGTGCTCACCCTGACGCTGCCGCGTCGGGAGGAGACCAAGCCGCGCGTGGTGGAAGTGAAGGTGAATGGCTAG
- a CDS encoding CPXCG motif-containing cysteine-rich protein, with amino-acid sequence MQPFADEQSHQCPYCGEAVDVSADPVGVSSETYTEDCPVCCRPWVVHVSREEDAVSISLGREDD; translated from the coding sequence ATGCAACCCTTCGCCGATGAGCAGTCCCATCAGTGCCCGTATTGCGGTGAGGCCGTGGACGTATCGGCCGACCCCGTGGGGGTCTCCTCGGAGACGTATACGGAGGACTGCCCGGTGTGCTGCCGGCCCTGGGTGGTGCACGTCTCGCGCGAGGAGGACGCCGTCTCCATTTCCCTCGGGCGCGAGGACGACTGA
- a CDS encoding DUF309 domain-containing protein — MPHRFPDCLREGVTLFDTGAFHAAHDVWEDGWRVAEGPRRALLQGLILVAAGWLKREAGNQVGPPRLFSRALDRLSSLPARYEGVDVEGLRHGISYWRTGEHTDRPLLARWVTPEQGASDATLRR, encoded by the coding sequence ATGCCCCACCGCTTCCCCGATTGCCTCCGCGAGGGCGTGACGCTCTTCGACACGGGCGCCTTCCACGCGGCCCACGACGTCTGGGAGGACGGCTGGCGCGTGGCCGAGGGGCCCCGGCGCGCGCTCCTGCAGGGCCTCATCCTCGTGGCGGCGGGCTGGCTCAAACGCGAGGCGGGCAACCAGGTGGGCCCCCCGCGGCTCTTCTCCCGAGCACTCGACAGGCTGTCGTCGTTGCCCGCCCGGTACGAGGGCGTGGACGTGGAGGGTTTACGCCACGGCATCTCCTACTGGCGTACGGGTGAGCACACCGACAGGCCCCTGCTCGCCCGGTGGGTCACCCCGGAGCAAGGAGCGTCTGATGCAACCCTTCGCCGATGA
- a CDS encoding general secretion pathway protein GspE, producing the protein MASPRNRIGEILVKARVIDEMQLRSALAQHDQWGGRLTRIISDMGITAEDTLTQAVADGLGMQRMQLGTTKDAGALAKLDVTFAEQKGIFPVSLRDNGKTLVLAMADPTDLATIDKVAALSRTRVITVVAGDREIENAIQRHYRNMEPSQSAGNVRAPTGKKSGGDEDEFKIVDMSGKTVMKAITDIAPNVARENAARQAAPSAPMPARPSLSTSASDLLDEILNASPPAAEAFSAEEMQRLQAVQQNQEKSSKILRALLELLLEKQQFQQRELAARMRASQGS; encoded by the coding sequence ATGGCCTCACCTCGCAACCGTATCGGAGAGATTCTCGTCAAGGCCCGGGTCATCGACGAGATGCAGCTGCGCAGCGCGCTCGCCCAGCATGACCAGTGGGGCGGCCGCCTCACGCGCATCATCAGCGACATGGGCATCACCGCCGAGGACACCCTCACCCAGGCCGTGGCCGATGGGCTCGGCATGCAGCGCATGCAGCTAGGCACCACCAAGGACGCGGGAGCGCTCGCCAAACTGGACGTCACCTTCGCCGAGCAGAAGGGCATCTTCCCGGTGTCCCTGCGCGACAACGGCAAGACGCTCGTGCTGGCCATGGCGGACCCCACGGACCTGGCGACCATCGACAAGGTGGCCGCCCTGAGCCGCACCCGCGTCATCACCGTGGTGGCGGGCGACCGGGAGATCGAGAACGCCATCCAGCGGCACTACCGCAACATGGAGCCGTCCCAGTCGGCGGGCAACGTGCGCGCCCCCACGGGCAAGAAGTCCGGCGGGGACGAGGACGAGTTCAAGATCGTCGACATGAGCGGCAAGACGGTGATGAAGGCCATCACCGACATCGCGCCGAACGTGGCCCGGGAGAACGCGGCCCGCCAGGCGGCGCCCAGCGCCCCCATGCCCGCGCGTCCGAGCCTGTCGACGAGCGCGTCGGACCTGCTCGATGAGATCCTCAACGCCTCGCCGCCCGCCGCCGAGGCGTTCTCCGCCGAGGAGATGCAGCGGCTGCAGGCGGTGCAGCAGAACCAGGAGAAGAGCTCGAAGATCCTCCGGGCGCTCCTGGAGCTGCTCCTGGAGAAGCAGCAGTTTCAGCAGCGCGAGCTCGCCGCGCGCATGCGCGCCTCGCAGGGCAGCTAG
- the serB gene encoding phosphoserine phosphatase SerB has protein sequence MSSRAPSSEALLLTLTGRDQPGITARLTGLLADQGVVLLDLEQVTVRGQLTLCLVVRPPEAPGAREALAAAVQALGLSLDVSPAPAEEGLVASRHVVTLVGRSLGAREVHAVTERLAQHGAHIVRLHRLSDVEPGSLELHVTLPPGHASQPLRRSLLELAMSTTAFDVALQPEGLYRRAKRLVVMDMDSTLIRIEVIDELARAHGVGEQVSRITERAMHGEMDYDESLRQRVALLAGLDERVLRDLAARLPLTEGAETLIRVLKRLGYRTAILSGGFSVAAEALQARLGIDAAHSNVLEVVDGKLTGRTLGPIVNARRKAELLEQIAHEQGLLREQVIAVGDGANDLLMLERAGLGIAFRAKPKLRQAAAASISAGGLDTILYLLGLTAREVQEVRD, from the coding sequence CCTGCTGGACCTCGAGCAGGTGACGGTGCGCGGCCAGCTCACCCTGTGTCTGGTGGTGCGCCCGCCCGAGGCGCCGGGCGCGCGCGAGGCCCTGGCCGCCGCCGTCCAGGCGCTGGGGCTCTCCCTGGATGTCTCTCCCGCGCCCGCCGAGGAGGGCCTCGTCGCCAGCCGCCATGTCGTCACCCTGGTGGGCCGCTCGCTCGGGGCCCGCGAGGTGCACGCGGTGACGGAGCGGCTGGCCCAGCATGGGGCCCACATCGTGCGGCTCCACCGGTTGTCCGACGTGGAGCCCGGCTCGCTGGAGCTGCACGTCACGCTGCCGCCCGGCCACGCGTCCCAGCCGCTGCGGCGCTCGCTGCTGGAGCTGGCCATGTCCACGACGGCCTTCGACGTGGCCTTGCAGCCGGAGGGCCTCTACCGGCGCGCCAAGCGGCTGGTGGTGATGGACATGGACTCCACGCTCATCCGCATCGAGGTCATCGACGAGCTGGCGCGCGCGCACGGCGTGGGCGAGCAGGTGTCGCGCATCACCGAGCGCGCCATGCACGGGGAGATGGACTACGACGAGTCCCTGCGCCAGCGCGTGGCGCTGCTCGCCGGTCTGGACGAGCGGGTGCTGCGCGACCTCGCGGCCCGCCTGCCCCTGACGGAGGGCGCCGAGACGCTCATCCGCGTGCTCAAGCGCCTGGGCTACCGCACCGCCATCCTCAGCGGCGGCTTCTCCGTGGCGGCCGAGGCGCTCCAGGCCCGGCTCGGCATCGACGCGGCGCACTCCAACGTCCTGGAGGTGGTGGACGGCAAGCTCACGGGCCGCACCCTGGGACCCATCGTCAACGCGCGGCGCAAGGCGGAGCTGCTGGAGCAGATCGCCCACGAGCAGGGCCTCCTGCGCGAGCAGGTCATCGCCGTGGGCGATGGCGCCAATGACTTGTTGATGCTCGAGCGCGCGGGGCTGGGCATCGCCTTTCGCGCCAAGCCCAAGCTGCGCCAGGCGGCCGCCGCCTCCATCTCCGCGGGCGGGTTGGACACCATCCTCTACCTCCTGGGCCTCACCGCGCGGGAGGTCCAGGAGGTGCGCGACTAG